The Bremerella cremea sequence CAGTTGGCTGCCACCACGCCGATACTGGGTGTTTGTCTTGGGCACCAGGCGATTGTCGCGGCGCTCGGTGGTAAGGTCGTTCGCGCGGCGCAGCCCATGCACGGACGGGCTTCCCTGGTGCAGCATACCGGCGAGGGGCTTTTCCGCGATGTTCCTTCGCCCTTTCAAGTAGGTCGTTATCATTCGTTGATTGCCGCAGCCGAATCGCTGCCTGCTGGCCTCCGGGTAGATGCCACCACCGCAGAAGGGACCATCATGGCGGTCTCGCACGAAGCCTGGCCATTGTTCGGTGTGCAGTTTCATCCGGAATCGGTTTTGACGCAGCATGGGTATCGGCTGCTGGCGAACTTTTTGCAGATCGCCGGTTTGGCCTGCGAAAGCGATTTGCCCCTTCGCGCCGACGTTGCTAACCACGCCGCCATGTCGACGGCAGGAGACCCATTTGGAAGCGAGCCCATATGAGCCTAGCGCCGCTACGTATTGTCGAGGGGATGCTGACCACCGAAAACGCCGACGGCACGGTGAACGTTGCCCCGATGGGGCCCAAGGTGGATGAATCGTTCACGCGATTTCTGCTGCGTCCCTTTCCTGGTTCGCGGACGTACGAGAACTTGCTGCAGGCGCGGAAAGCGACCTTTCATGTGACCGACGACGTCGCGATGATCGCCCAAGCGGCGGTCGGCGAGTTGCTGACCGAGCCGACGTTTATCCCGACCGAGATGCCCGGCTATCACGTGCTGGCAAACTGTTGCCGCTGGTACCAGCTAGAAGCGGTGGAAGTCGAGACCACTGGCGAGCGGGCCGCGCTGACTTGCCGCGTGGTTGCTGGCGGACGCCAGCGCGATTATTTCGGGCTGAACCGAGCCAAGCATGCCGTGCTGGAACTGGCGATTCTGGCCACCCGCGTCCATTTGCTGCCGGGGGAAGAGATCGACCAGACGATTGGCATGCTGACCCCTTGGGTCGAGAAAACGGGTGGCCAGGCAGAGATCGAGGCGTTCGCTTTCCTGCAAAACGTGATTGCCGAGCGGCGTAACGCGGAAAACGGCGCCCGGGAATCGTCCTGAAGGCCGGACTACGGTACACTAAGCGCATGTCGTTGTTCAAGCCTTCGCCACTGCCTGAGTTTTGTTCGCCGTTGATCGCCAAGATCCGCGTCGGCGCGCGGCTGCACTTTGGTTTGCTGGCGTTCGATTCCGACGAAGCGGCCTTCGGGGGCGTCGGAGCGATGATCGATCGCCCAGGGTTAGAGCTTCAGGCCAGCGAAGCCGACACGTTTGTGGCCGTGGGACCGTTGGCTGGCCGGATCGAAGCGTTCGCGCAGTTGTGGCAGCAAACGACCGGCTTGAAACTGCCGCCAGCGCGATTGGCGACGCGGGGGACCCTGGAAGATCATGTTGGCCTTGGCTGCGGAACGCAGTTGGGCTTGGCCGTGGCAACGCTGCTTTCCAAGCTGGCCGACTTCCCTTTGCCGAATCTGGAAACGTTGGCCGGCACGGTCGATCGGGCGAAACGCTCGGCGATTGGCTGCTATGGCTTTCTGCAAGGGGGCTTTCTGTTTGAAACGGGGCATCGCCAGCATCACTTTCCGCAATTGGAATACCGCAGCGAATTGCCGGACGCGTGGCGGTTTGTGCTGGCCATTCAGCGGGAAGTGCGCGGGATGTATGGCCAGGAAGAAGAAGCAGGCTTCCGCCAGTTGAACCGCGTGCCACAGCCGACGACCTGTCGTTTGCGGCAATTGGTCGAGCAGGCCATGATTCCGGCGCTCGAAAAGGCCGATATCGACCAGTTTGGTGAGGCCGTTTACGAGTACGGCGCGTTGGCGGGCGATTGCTATTCTGCCCTGCAAG is a genomic window containing:
- a CDS encoding anthranilate synthase component II; the protein is MILVIDNYDSFVHNLARYVRQLGQETVVRRNDAITIEQIRALQPEAILLSPGPCTPTESGVCLEVVTQLAATTPILGVCLGHQAIVAALGGKVVRAAQPMHGRASLVQHTGEGLFRDVPSPFQVGRYHSLIAAAESLPAGLRVDATTAEGTIMAVSHEAWPLFGVQFHPESVLTQHGYRLLANFLQIAGLACESDLPLRADVANHAAMSTAGDPFGSEPI
- a CDS encoding DUF447 domain-containing protein, with translation MSLAPLRIVEGMLTTENADGTVNVAPMGPKVDESFTRFLLRPFPGSRTYENLLQARKATFHVTDDVAMIAQAAVGELLTEPTFIPTEMPGYHVLANCCRWYQLEAVEVETTGERAALTCRVVAGGRQRDYFGLNRAKHAVLELAILATRVHLLPGEEIDQTIGMLTPWVEKTGGQAEIEAFAFLQNVIAERRNAENGARESS